A DNA window from Kitasatospora atroaurantiaca contains the following coding sequences:
- a CDS encoding Zn-dependent alcohol dehydrogenase translates to MRAAILHEIGQDKLEVRDDVEAVGFGAGKVRVRLRATSLCHSDLSAMSGVLPQPAPFVPGHEGAGDVTEVGEGVAGVAVGDRVVLCWMPPCGACPHCLRGQAHLCVSSLRRLGTPGFRFGGTDASGFYSTGTFAEEVVVTADSVIKVPADMPYELAALIGCGVTTGLGAAVNTARVEPGSSVAVIGAGGVGIAAVQGARICGAAQITVVDPVESRRERALGFGATEAIAPEGLKAAAKSQEAGGYDYVFEAVGRASTVRAAYDAARRGGAVVVIGAGPKEDLVQFSMGELFFNEKRILPSMYGGDDVRRTAARAVELWRAGRLDLAGMITHRVGLAEVNEAIAQMRSGEALRTVITLD, encoded by the coding sequence ATGCGCGCAGCGATCCTGCACGAGATCGGCCAGGACAAGCTGGAGGTCCGCGACGACGTCGAGGCGGTCGGCTTCGGGGCGGGGAAGGTGCGGGTACGGCTCCGTGCGACCAGTCTGTGCCACTCGGACCTGTCGGCGATGAGCGGGGTCCTGCCGCAGCCGGCGCCGTTCGTGCCGGGGCACGAGGGAGCGGGGGACGTGACCGAGGTCGGCGAGGGTGTGGCCGGCGTCGCGGTCGGGGACCGGGTGGTGCTCTGCTGGATGCCGCCCTGCGGTGCCTGCCCGCACTGTCTGCGCGGCCAGGCCCACCTCTGCGTCAGCAGCCTGCGGCGGCTCGGCACCCCGGGCTTCCGCTTCGGCGGCACCGACGCCTCCGGCTTCTACAGCACCGGCACCTTCGCCGAGGAGGTGGTGGTCACCGCCGACAGCGTGATCAAGGTGCCCGCCGACATGCCGTACGAGCTGGCGGCACTGATCGGCTGCGGTGTGACCACCGGACTGGGCGCGGCCGTCAACACCGCGCGGGTGGAGCCGGGCTCCTCGGTCGCCGTGATCGGCGCGGGCGGGGTCGGCATCGCGGCCGTGCAGGGCGCGCGGATCTGCGGGGCTGCGCAGATCACCGTGGTCGACCCGGTGGAGTCGCGGCGCGAGCGGGCGCTCGGGTTCGGGGCCACCGAGGCCATCGCTCCCGAGGGGCTCAAGGCCGCCGCGAAGAGCCAGGAGGCGGGCGGCTACGACTACGTCTTCGAGGCGGTCGGCCGCGCGAGCACCGTCCGTGCCGCCTACGACGCCGCGCGGCGCGGTGGTGCGGTGGTCGTGATCGGGGCCGGGCCGAAGGAGGACCTGGTCCAGTTCAGCATGGGCGAGCTGTTCTTCAACGAGAAGCGCATCCTGCCCTCGATGTACGGGGGCGACGACGTCCGGCGGACGGCCGCGCGGGCGGTCGAGCTCTGGCGGGCAGGGCGCCTCGACCTGGCGGGGATGATCACCCACCGGGTCGGGCTGGCCGAGGTGAACGAGGCGATCGCGCAGATGCGCAGCGGCGAGGCGCTGCGGACGGTCATCACGCTGGACTGA
- a CDS encoding M48 family metallopeptidase, which produces MPATEVATPHTCPDCAAVLDVDERFPAWCPACEWNLSTEAAPVAQRKRGEKRRQRREAARKRAVRARVEKVYESLVSDAPRRSDGAWLAAVAIAGLIHLVTLCVLAGSVALLSTGTWPLRVIGLLGLAVAFMLRPRFGRLRHDETSLRRSDAPALYGLADRVAAAVGTRPVDMIRVTDDFNAGFGRFGLRRRSVLRLGLPLWVPLTPQQRVALLGHEFGHDVNGDHRSRLWLRTALDALIEWYHLTTPDRSDAWSGGGFIGGVASLVTAPLLWVVNRLVLGVLLLLDRLTTRSGQGAEYRADGLAAEVGSTAAAKGLLEMLLLKQSAETVMMRFRTLPRTRRGPVPTDRRPAVDLWTELTEQLASLPPLERERRLRLSALDLGAVDSTHPPTHLRISMVDRLPAREPTVTVTAGESAAIEAELAAARERVVRGLLAI; this is translated from the coding sequence ATGCCCGCCACCGAGGTCGCCACCCCTCACACCTGCCCGGACTGCGCAGCCGTTCTCGACGTCGACGAGCGTTTCCCGGCCTGGTGCCCGGCCTGCGAGTGGAACCTGTCCACCGAAGCCGCGCCCGTCGCGCAGCGGAAGCGGGGTGAGAAGCGCCGCCAACGCCGCGAGGCCGCCCGCAAGCGCGCCGTCCGGGCCCGTGTCGAGAAGGTGTACGAGTCGCTGGTGAGCGACGCGCCGCGTCGCTCCGACGGCGCCTGGCTCGCCGCCGTCGCGATCGCCGGGCTGATCCACCTGGTGACGCTCTGCGTGCTCGCCGGATCGGTTGCATTGCTCTCCACGGGGACCTGGCCATTGCGCGTCATCGGCCTGCTCGGCCTGGCCGTCGCCTTCATGCTTCGCCCCCGGTTCGGCCGGTTGCGCCACGACGAGACGAGCCTGCGCCGCAGCGACGCCCCCGCGCTCTACGGTCTGGCCGACCGGGTGGCCGCAGCCGTCGGCACCAGGCCGGTGGACATGATCCGAGTGACCGACGACTTCAACGCGGGCTTCGGCAGGTTCGGGCTGCGCCGTCGCAGCGTGCTGCGCCTCGGGCTGCCGCTCTGGGTACCGCTGACCCCGCAGCAGCGCGTCGCCCTGCTGGGGCACGAGTTCGGACACGACGTCAACGGTGACCACCGCAGCCGCCTGTGGCTGCGCACCGCGCTCGATGCCCTCATCGAGTGGTACCACCTCACCACCCCCGACCGGAGCGACGCCTGGTCCGGCGGCGGCTTCATCGGGGGCGTCGCGTCCTTGGTCACCGCCCCGCTGCTGTGGGTGGTCAACCGGCTGGTCCTCGGGGTCCTGCTCCTGCTCGACCGGCTGACCACCCGCTCCGGACAGGGCGCCGAGTACCGTGCCGATGGCCTCGCCGCCGAGGTGGGCTCGACCGCCGCCGCCAAGGGTCTGCTGGAGATGCTGTTGCTGAAGCAGAGCGCCGAGACGGTGATGATGCGCTTCCGCACGCTGCCCCGCACGCGCCGCGGTCCGGTGCCGACCGACCGGCGGCCGGCCGTGGACCTCTGGACCGAGCTGACCGAACAGCTGGCCTCTCTGCCACCGCTGGAACGCGAACGCCGCCTCCGGCTCTCCGCGCTCGACCTGGGCGCCGTGGACAGTACCCACCCGCCGACCCATCTGCGGATCAGCATGGTCGACCGCCTTCCGGCCCGGGAACCGACCGTGACCGTCACCGCCGGGGAGTCCGCGGCGATCGAGGCCGAGCTGGCGGCGGCCCGTGAACGGGTGGTCAGGGGCCTGCTGGCGATCTGA
- a CDS encoding class I SAM-dependent methyltransferase, with amino-acid sequence MTDLRESSRPAPEVLAAFEAATGFMPVDEGLALYAAAVEAAGRTGLPVLEIGTYCGRSAILLADAARAAGTVALTVDHHRGSEEQQPGWEYHDPTLVDPEVGLMDTLPSFRRTLHRAGLEEYVIALVGRSPQVAAVWGGRLALVFIDGGHTDEHATGDYEGWVQHLAEDGLLVVHDVFPDPADGGQAPYRVFLRALAEGFEEVSVTGSLRVLRRTKA; translated from the coding sequence ATGACCGACCTCCGGGAGAGCAGCCGACCGGCGCCCGAGGTGCTTGCGGCCTTCGAGGCGGCGACCGGGTTCATGCCGGTGGACGAGGGGCTGGCGCTGTATGCGGCGGCGGTCGAGGCGGCCGGGCGGACGGGCCTGCCGGTGCTGGAGATCGGTACGTACTGCGGGCGGTCGGCGATCCTGCTGGCCGACGCCGCCCGGGCGGCCGGGACGGTGGCGCTGACGGTGGACCACCACCGGGGCTCGGAGGAGCAGCAGCCGGGCTGGGAGTACCACGACCCGACCCTGGTCGACCCCGAGGTCGGTCTGATGGACACCCTGCCGAGCTTCCGCCGCACGCTGCACCGCGCCGGTCTCGAGGAGTACGTGATCGCCCTGGTGGGCCGGTCGCCGCAGGTAGCCGCCGTGTGGGGCGGCAGGCTGGCGCTGGTCTTCATCGACGGCGGGCACACCGACGAGCACGCCACGGGCGACTACGAGGGCTGGGTGCAGCACCTCGCCGAGGACGGGCTGCTCGTGGTGCACGACGTGTTCCCGGACCCGGCCGACGGCGGCCAGGCCCCGTACCGGGTCTTCCTGCGGGCGCTCGCCGAGGGCTTCGAAGAGGTCTCGGTCACCGGTTCACTCCGGGTGCTCCGCCGGACGAAGGCATAG
- a CDS encoding N-acetylmuramoyl-L-alanine amidase, with protein sequence MTGTTDERPAPRRSTRFRLTVLGCAVLPLCFAGWLGWQALAGDGPARAADTSSAVPPTSDVTFDAPTAWPTALASATPSPGGTASPATTAPGTAGHPLTGRTVLLDPGHNTGNGRHTTEINRQVDIGNSRKECDTTGTSTDSGYSEAEYTLDVSHRARALLEARGAKVVFTQDGDRAWGPCIDERARIGNDAHADAAVSVHGDGAPASGSGFHVIMPAKVTAGKADTSAIVAPSHRLGLLLRDSFKAATGEPYADYIGEQALDTRSDLGGLNLSRIPKVFIECGNMRNSGDAKRMTDPQWRQQAAQGIADALTAYLTTPAG encoded by the coding sequence GTGACCGGCACCACCGACGAGCGGCCCGCACCCCGTCGCTCCACCCGCTTCCGCCTGACCGTCCTCGGCTGCGCCGTCCTGCCGCTGTGCTTCGCCGGCTGGCTGGGCTGGCAGGCCCTGGCGGGTGACGGGCCCGCGAGGGCCGCGGACACCTCGTCAGCCGTGCCCCCGACCTCCGACGTCACCTTCGACGCGCCGACCGCCTGGCCGACCGCCCTCGCCTCGGCCACCCCTTCACCAGGCGGCACCGCGTCACCCGCCACCACCGCGCCGGGCACAGCCGGTCACCCCCTGACCGGCCGGACGGTCCTGCTCGACCCCGGCCACAACACCGGCAACGGCCGCCACACCACCGAGATCAACCGTCAGGTGGACATCGGCAACAGCCGCAAGGAGTGCGACACCACCGGTACCTCGACCGACTCCGGGTACAGCGAGGCCGAGTACACCCTGGACGTGTCCCACCGCGCACGGGCGCTCCTGGAGGCGCGTGGCGCCAAGGTCGTGTTCACCCAGGACGGTGACCGTGCCTGGGGCCCCTGCATCGACGAGCGGGCCCGGATCGGCAACGACGCTCATGCCGACGCCGCCGTCTCGGTGCACGGCGACGGCGCCCCGGCCTCGGGCAGCGGCTTCCACGTGATCATGCCGGCCAAGGTGACGGCGGGTAAGGCCGACACCTCGGCGATCGTCGCGCCCTCCCACCGGCTGGGGCTGCTGCTGCGCGACAGCTTCAAGGCCGCCACGGGCGAGCCGTACGCGGACTACATCGGCGAGCAGGCCCTGGACACCCGCAGCGACCTGGGCGGTCTGAACCTGTCCCGGATCCCGAAGGTGTTCATCGAGTGCGGCAACATGCGAAACTCGGGCGATGCCAAGCGGATGACGGACCCTCAGTGGCGCCAGCAGGCCGCCCAGGGCATCGCCGATGCGCTGACCGCCTATCTGACCACACCGGCGGGGTGA
- a CDS encoding DUF5336 domain-containing protein — MNLRALTRGDAAVAGAAVLLLISSFIPFYEANTSNGRECSSQCSLTVWHSGFLTILATVFLTGIASAALILLARFQGAEAETRLIAGLKLRQWGVALAVLSGWAGLWSLFNNGGGYISAGEKQSSGRISYDPSDLVNHGFGAWLAFIAVLVLAGAAVATPLVPALQAPLLADRPAAPQGYAGAPAGYQAPGGPGVTQPLQYGYPGAPAGQGGAPAYGGQPQPGGYGYPTPGQPQDHQPAATTPMPTPASAAPAADFAPFWFAVPAPRQLASKDNPAGPPVGELVPGTWYLAVEQRGAALVAQLQDGSHGLLSDTSGIQRG, encoded by the coding sequence GTGAATCTGCGCGCTCTCACCAGGGGAGACGCCGCCGTCGCAGGTGCGGCCGTCCTGCTGCTCATCTCTTCCTTCATCCCGTTCTACGAGGCCAACACCTCGAACGGCAGGGAATGCTCCTCGCAGTGCTCACTCACCGTGTGGCACAGCGGCTTCCTGACGATTCTGGCCACGGTCTTCCTCACGGGCATCGCGTCCGCCGCGCTGATCCTGCTGGCGCGCTTCCAGGGCGCGGAGGCCGAGACCCGGCTGATCGCCGGGCTGAAGCTCCGCCAGTGGGGTGTCGCCCTCGCGGTGCTCTCCGGCTGGGCGGGCCTGTGGTCCCTGTTCAACAACGGTGGCGGCTACATCTCGGCGGGCGAGAAGCAGAGCTCCGGCCGGATCAGCTACGACCCGTCGGACCTGGTCAACCACGGTTTCGGCGCCTGGCTCGCCTTCATCGCGGTGCTGGTCCTGGCGGGGGCGGCCGTGGCCACCCCGCTGGTGCCCGCGCTGCAGGCCCCGCTGCTGGCCGACCGGCCCGCCGCCCCGCAGGGCTACGCCGGCGCCCCGGCCGGCTACCAGGCCCCGGGCGGCCCCGGCGTCACCCAGCCCCTGCAGTACGGCTACCCGGGCGCGCCCGCCGGCCAGGGCGGCGCCCCGGCATACGGCGGCCAGCCGCAGCCCGGCGGCTACGGCTACCCGACGCCCGGCCAGCCACAGGACCACCAGCCCGCGGCCACGACGCCCATGCCGACCCCGGCCTCGGCGGCGCCCGCCGCGGACTTCGCCCCGTTCTGGTTCGCCGTGCCGGCGCCCCGCCAGCTCGCCTCCAAGGACAACCCGGCCGGCCCGCCGGTGGGCGAGCTCGTCCCGGGCACCTGGTACCTCGCGGTCGAGCAGCGCGGCGCGGCCCTGGTCGCCCAGCTGCAGGACGGCAGCCACGGTCTGCTCAGCGACACCTCGGGCATCCAGCGCGGCTGA
- a CDS encoding prenyltransferase → MTAAVPATLLLDGVLDAEQAAATVRSILADQQADGAIPWFGGGHLDPWDHTEAAMALDTAGEHAAAEAAYRWLVERQNADGSWYSAYTDGEVTNASKETNFCAYIAVGAWHHHLSTGDDAFLEWVWPAVRRALDFTVALRLPGGPIAWRQDEDGTAPEEALLTGSSSILHALRCGLAIADHLEEPQPDWELAAGRLRHAVAEHPERFLDKDRYSMDWYYPVLGTALRGPAAAMRIERDWDRFVVPGLGVRCVSDRPWVTGGESAELALALWAVGQSDRAVEILRWIQHLRHTDGSYWTGYVFEDDAIWPEERTTWTAGALLLAVAALGGDHATVAVFSGEQLPSGLVVNDCC, encoded by the coding sequence GTGACCGCGGCCGTCCCGGCGACCCTGCTGCTGGACGGCGTGCTGGACGCCGAGCAGGCCGCCGCCACGGTGCGCAGCATCCTCGCCGACCAGCAGGCCGACGGCGCCATCCCGTGGTTCGGCGGCGGTCACCTGGACCCCTGGGACCACACCGAGGCCGCCATGGCCCTCGACACGGCGGGCGAGCACGCCGCCGCCGAGGCCGCGTACCGCTGGCTGGTGGAGCGGCAGAACGCGGACGGCTCCTGGTACTCCGCCTACACCGACGGCGAGGTCACCAACGCGTCGAAGGAGACCAACTTCTGCGCGTACATAGCCGTCGGCGCCTGGCACCACCACCTCAGCACCGGTGACGACGCCTTCCTGGAGTGGGTCTGGCCGGCCGTCCGCCGCGCGCTCGACTTCACCGTCGCCCTGCGGCTGCCCGGCGGCCCGATCGCCTGGCGGCAGGACGAGGACGGTACGGCGCCCGAGGAGGCGCTGCTCACCGGCTCCTCCAGCATCCTGCATGCCCTGCGCTGCGGCCTGGCCATCGCCGACCACCTCGAAGAGCCCCAGCCCGACTGGGAGTTGGCGGCCGGACGGCTGCGGCACGCGGTCGCCGAGCACCCCGAGCGCTTCCTCGACAAGGACCGCTACTCGATGGACTGGTACTACCCGGTCCTCGGCACCGCCCTGCGAGGCCCCGCGGCCGCGATGCGGATCGAACGGGACTGGGACCGCTTCGTGGTGCCCGGCCTCGGTGTCCGCTGCGTCAGTGACCGCCCCTGGGTGACGGGTGGCGAGAGCGCCGAACTCGCCCTCGCCCTCTGGGCGGTGGGCCAGTCCGACCGGGCGGTGGAGATCCTGCGCTGGATCCAGCACCTGCGGCACACCGACGGCTCGTACTGGACGGGGTACGTCTTCGAGGACGACGCCATCTGGCCGGAGGAGCGCACCACCTGGACAGCCGGTGCGCTGCTGCTGGCGGTGGCCGCGCTCGGTGGGGACCATGCCACGGTGGCGGTGTTCAGCGGCGAGCAGCTGCCGAGCGGACTGGTCGTCAACGACTGCTGCTGA
- a CDS encoding class I SAM-dependent methyltransferase — translation MLTVDFSRFPLAPGDRVLDLGCGGGRHAFECYRRGADVVALDQNGDEIAEVQKWFAAMKEAGEAPAGASAVAMEGDALALPFEDETFDKIIISEVMEHIPDDKGVLAEMVRVLKPGGLLAVTVPRYLPEKICWALSDEYHEVEGGHIRIYRGDELLDKLREAGLNPYGTHHAHALHSPYWWIKCAVGVNNDKALPVKAYHQLLVWDIVGTPVISSITKAAEKALNPVLGKSFVAYATKPNKAGA, via the coding sequence GTGCTGACCGTCGATTTCTCCCGCTTCCCGCTCGCCCCCGGCGACCGGGTGCTCGACCTGGGCTGTGGCGGGGGCCGGCACGCGTTCGAGTGCTACCGGCGCGGCGCCGACGTGGTCGCCCTCGACCAGAACGGCGACGAGATCGCCGAGGTGCAGAAGTGGTTCGCCGCGATGAAGGAGGCCGGCGAGGCCCCGGCCGGTGCCTCGGCGGTGGCCATGGAGGGCGACGCGCTCGCGCTGCCCTTCGAGGACGAGACCTTCGACAAGATCATCATCTCCGAGGTGATGGAGCACATCCCGGACGACAAGGGAGTGCTCGCCGAGATGGTGCGCGTCCTGAAGCCCGGCGGGCTGCTCGCCGTCACGGTGCCGCGCTACCTGCCCGAGAAGATCTGCTGGGCGCTCTCCGACGAGTACCACGAGGTCGAGGGCGGCCACATCCGGATCTACCGCGGCGACGAGCTGCTCGACAAGCTCCGCGAGGCCGGCCTGAACCCCTACGGCACCCACCACGCGCACGCGCTGCACTCGCCGTACTGGTGGATCAAGTGCGCCGTCGGCGTCAACAACGACAAGGCGCTGCCGGTCAAGGCGTACCACCAGCTGCTGGTCTGGGACATCGTCGGCACCCCGGTGATCAGCTCGATCACCAAGGCCGCCGAGAAGGCGCTCAACCCGGTGCTCGGCAAGAGCTTCGTCGCGTACGCCACCAAGCCCAACAAGGCCGGCGCGTGA
- a CDS encoding glycosyltransferase family 4 protein, producing the protein MTALPPPLRIALLSYRGDPFCGGQGVYVRHLSRELARLGHHVDVIGSQPFPVLDEVEGPGSVRLVELPSLDLYRADDPFRTPKLGEYRGPVDVLEVAGMRTGGFPEPLTFSLRARQYLARHKGRYDVVHDNQTLGYGLLGLERHGFPLVTTIHHPVTVDRQLELDAAPTRLRRLSLRRWYAFTRMQRRVTQRLAHIITVSGSSKTEIAQHLGAAPGAISVVPIGADTRLWSPSDEVAVVPGRIVATSSADVPLKGLVYLVEALAKVRTEREAHLVVVCKKRADGPVAEAVRRFGLEPYIEFRSGLTDQELVDLYRSAEVACVPSLYEGFSLPAAEAMATGTPLVATTGGAIPEVAGPDGETCLAVPPGDAGALATALGRLLDDPELRAALGAAGRERVLANFTWQRAAELTADRYRTAIATGAGQRARAGSGWRYVA; encoded by the coding sequence ATGACCGCGCTGCCGCCACCGCTGCGGATCGCCCTGCTGTCCTACCGCGGTGACCCGTTCTGCGGCGGCCAGGGCGTCTACGTCCGGCACCTCTCCCGCGAGCTGGCCCGCCTGGGCCACCACGTGGACGTGATCGGCTCCCAGCCCTTCCCGGTGCTGGACGAGGTCGAGGGCCCCGGCTCGGTCCGGCTGGTGGAGCTGCCCAGCCTGGACCTGTACCGCGCGGACGACCCCTTCCGTACGCCGAAGCTCGGCGAGTACCGGGGGCCGGTGGACGTGCTGGAGGTCGCGGGCATGCGGACCGGCGGGTTCCCCGAGCCGCTCACCTTCTCCCTGCGGGCCCGCCAGTACCTCGCCCGGCACAAGGGCCGCTACGACGTCGTGCACGACAACCAGACCCTTGGCTACGGCCTGCTCGGCCTCGAGCGGCACGGCTTCCCGCTGGTCACCACCATCCACCACCCGGTCACCGTCGACCGGCAGCTGGAGCTTGACGCGGCGCCGACCAGGCTGCGCCGGCTCTCGCTGCGCCGCTGGTACGCCTTCACCCGGATGCAGCGCCGGGTCACGCAGCGGCTGGCGCACATCATCACCGTCTCCGGCAGCTCGAAGACCGAGATCGCCCAGCACCTCGGCGCCGCGCCCGGTGCCATCTCGGTGGTGCCGATCGGCGCGGACACCCGGCTCTGGTCCCCCTCGGACGAGGTCGCGGTCGTCCCCGGCCGGATCGTCGCCACCTCCAGCGCGGACGTTCCGCTCAAGGGCCTGGTGTACCTGGTCGAGGCGCTGGCCAAGGTCCGCACCGAGCGCGAGGCGCACCTGGTGGTGGTCTGCAAGAAGCGCGCGGACGGCCCGGTGGCCGAGGCGGTCCGGCGGTTCGGTCTCGAGCCGTACATCGAGTTCCGCAGCGGGCTGACCGACCAGGAGCTGGTGGACCTCTACCGCTCGGCCGAGGTGGCCTGCGTGCCCTCGCTGTACGAGGGCTTCTCGCTGCCCGCCGCCGAGGCGATGGCCACCGGTACGCCGCTGGTGGCGACCACCGGCGGGGCGATCCCCGAGGTCGCGGGGCCGGACGGGGAGACCTGCCTCGCGGTGCCGCCGGGCGACGCCGGTGCACTGGCCACCGCCCTCGGCCGGCTGCTCGACGACCCGGAGCTGCGCGCCGCCCTCGGCGCCGCCGGGCGCGAGCGGGTCCTGGCGAACTTCACCTGGCAGCGGGCCGCCGAGCTCACCGCCGACCGGTACCGCACAGCCATCGCGACCGGAGCGGGGCAGCGCGCCCGGGCCGGAAGCGGCTGGCGCTATGTCGCCTGA
- a CDS encoding TetR family transcriptional regulator — MTTSAAPVAVLTPRQAERRRRILRASKALAARGGYEAVQMREVAETAHVALGTLYRYFPSKVHLLVAVMQEQLQQLHEQVRRHPPTGEDPAARVAETLTQAFHALQREPLLAEAMVRALSFADRSVSAEVDEVGGLTSAIILDAAQLGTPTAEQQAALRVIGHTWHATLLAWLSGRASLAEVRADLHTAARLLTLSQGS; from the coding sequence TTGACCACCTCCGCCGCACCCGTGGCCGTGCTCACCCCGCGCCAGGCCGAACGCCGCCGGCGCATCCTCCGGGCTTCGAAGGCGCTGGCGGCCCGGGGCGGGTACGAGGCGGTGCAGATGCGCGAGGTCGCCGAGACCGCTCATGTCGCGTTGGGGACGCTGTACCGGTACTTCCCGTCCAAGGTGCACCTACTGGTCGCGGTGATGCAGGAGCAGCTGCAGCAGCTCCACGAGCAGGTCCGGCGCCACCCGCCGACGGGTGAGGACCCGGCCGCCAGGGTCGCCGAGACGCTCACCCAGGCCTTCCACGCCCTGCAGCGCGAGCCGCTGCTGGCGGAGGCCATGGTCAGGGCGCTGTCCTTCGCCGACCGCTCGGTGAGCGCCGAGGTGGACGAGGTCGGCGGCCTGACCTCGGCCATCATCCTGGACGCCGCCCAGCTGGGCACGCCGACCGCCGAGCAGCAGGCGGCGCTGCGCGTCATCGGCCACACCTGGCACGCGACGCTGCTGGCCTGGCTCTCCGGCCGCGCCTCCCTGGCCGAGGTCCGCGCGGACCTCCACACGGCGGCCCGCCTGCTCACGCTCAGCCAGGGGTCGTGA
- a CDS encoding prenyltransferase/squalene oxidase repeat-containing protein has product MLTAARLGATALAGLLLAGTAAAPALADTPSPSAPAAPAGIYGKGDPTYDGVWRQSLALTALAGAKVVPAESTVSWLAGQQCADGGWPSFRADTAAACDAKTEDSNATAVAVQALSTLGGHQDAVAKGLQWIKANQNADGSWAYNPGNPGDADSTGLTVSALLATGTDPAGVARSGKSAYDGLAGFQLGCASPADQRGAFAYQPAPDGALAANALAASQATLGAAGGKLPVTNTNRVDAAPKPLTCAAGATEKTVPRAESAEAASAYLVAQLNANGQHLMQTMPGATPTPDFAATSWAVLSLIQAGHPHQAASAADWLAGNGYAWAAKGKSGTDASAAATLLLVAQAAKLDPYNFGGTNLVQLLIDAGPAPKSVPSAAASAASANPDGTKAPGSGITEADDNGGFSPIWLVGIGLLVGIGGGLLISLNRKRGAHQQAAGKPATSSTEDKPEGDEQK; this is encoded by the coding sequence ATGCTGACCGCCGCCCGCCTGGGCGCCACCGCGCTGGCCGGCCTGCTGCTGGCCGGCACCGCCGCTGCGCCGGCCCTGGCCGACACCCCCTCTCCCTCCGCCCCCGCCGCGCCCGCCGGGATCTACGGCAAGGGTGACCCGACGTACGACGGTGTCTGGCGCCAGTCGCTGGCACTGACCGCGCTGGCGGGCGCCAAGGTCGTCCCGGCGGAGTCCACGGTGAGCTGGCTGGCGGGCCAGCAGTGCGCGGACGGCGGCTGGCCTTCGTTCCGGGCCGACACCGCCGCCGCGTGCGACGCCAAGACCGAGGACAGCAATGCCACCGCCGTCGCGGTCCAGGCGCTGAGCACGCTCGGCGGGCACCAGGACGCGGTCGCCAAGGGTCTCCAGTGGATCAAGGCCAACCAGAACGCCGACGGCAGCTGGGCCTACAACCCCGGCAACCCGGGCGACGCCGACTCCACCGGTCTGACCGTCAGCGCCCTGCTCGCCACCGGCACCGACCCGGCAGGCGTCGCCAGGAGCGGGAAGAGCGCGTACGACGGCCTGGCGGGCTTCCAGCTCGGCTGCGCCTCCCCCGCCGACCAGCGCGGCGCCTTCGCCTACCAGCCGGCACCCGACGGCGCCCTCGCCGCCAACGCGCTCGCCGCCTCCCAGGCGACCCTCGGCGCCGCGGGCGGCAAGCTCCCGGTCACCAACACCAACCGGGTCGACGCGGCGCCCAAGCCGCTGACCTGCGCCGCCGGCGCCACCGAGAAGACCGTGCCCCGTGCCGAGTCGGCCGAGGCCGCCTCGGCGTACCTGGTCGCCCAGCTGAACGCCAACGGCCAGCACCTGATGCAGACCATGCCGGGCGCCACCCCGACGCCCGACTTCGCCGCGACCTCGTGGGCCGTGCTCAGCCTGATCCAGGCCGGCCACCCGCACCAGGCCGCCAGCGCCGCCGACTGGCTGGCCGGCAACGGCTACGCCTGGGCCGCGAAGGGCAAGTCGGGCACCGACGCGTCCGCCGCCGCCACCCTGCTGCTGGTCGCGCAGGCGGCCAAGCTGGACCCGTACAACTTCGGTGGGACCAACCTCGTCCAGCTGCTGATCGACGCCGGCCCCGCGCCCAAGTCGGTTCCCTCGGCCGCCGCCTCGGCCGCCTCGGCGAACCCTGACGGCACCAAGGCTCCGGGCTCCGGCATCACCGAGGCCGACGACAACGGCGGCTTCTCGCCGATCTGGCTGGTCGGCATCGGCCTGCTGGTCGGCATCGGCGGTGGGCTGCTGATCAGCCTCAACCGCAAGCGCGGTGCCCACCAGCAGGCGGCCGGCAAGCCCGCCACCTCCAGCACGGAGGACAAGCCCGAGGGCGACGAGCAGAAGTGA